From one Marmota flaviventris isolate mMarFla1 chromosome 1, mMarFla1.hap1, whole genome shotgun sequence genomic stretch:
- the LOC114082231 gene encoding olfactory receptor 7E24-like has product MYQVLDWRCPSSTEAQNLTRVSGFHLLGLSEDPDLQPLLFGMFLSMYLITVLGNLLIILAVNSDSHLHTPMYLFLSNLSWSDICSISTTVPKMLMNIQTHRRVISYVGGLTQISLFTIFVSMDYMILIVMAYDRFVAICHPLHYLIMMNPRLCGFLILVSFLFSFLNSQLHVLMILKITNFKHVKIYSFFCDPSQVLNLSCSDTYSDTIVQYILGAFYGFFPFSGILFSYYKIVSSILRIPSSAGKYKAFSTCGSHLAVVCLFIGTGFGVYLGSAASPSPRKSAVASVVYTVVTPMLNPFIYYLRNRDIKGALRRLPSRRV; this is encoded by the exons ATGTATCAGGTTCTGGACTGGAG GTGTCCAAGCAGCACAGAAGCACAAAACTTAACACGTGTTTCAGGGTTCCATCTCCTGGGACTCTCAGAGGATCCAGACCTGCAGCCCCTCCTCTTTGGAatgttcctgtccatgtacctgatcacagtgcttgggaacctgctcatcatcctggctgtcaactctgactcccacctccacacccccatgtacctcttcctctccaacctgtcctggTCTGATATCTGTTCAATCTCCACCACAGTCCCAAAGATGCTCATGAACATTCAGACTCACAGAAGGGTCATCTCCTATGTGGGCGGCCTGACACAGATATCTCTCTTTACCATTTTTGTCTCTATGGACTACATGATTCTGATTGTGATGGCCTATGATCGGTTTGTAGCCATATGTCACCCCCTGCACTATTTGATCATGATGAACCCCCGTCTCTGTGGCTTCTtaattttggtttcatttttgttcagctttttgaaCTCCCAGCTGCATGttttgatgattttaaaaattactaacttCAAGCATGTGAAAATTTACAGTTTCTTCTGTGACCCTTCTCAAGTTCTGAATCTTTCCTGTTCTGACACCTACTCTGATACCATTGTCCAGTATATCCTGGGAGCATTTTATGGCTTTTTCCCCTTCTCAGGGATTCTTTTCTCTTACTATAAAATTGTTTCCTCCATTCTGAGGATCCCATCCTCAGCAGGgaagtacaaagccttctccacctgtggttCTCACCTGGcagttgtttgtttatttatagggACAGGGTTTGGAGTGTACCTTGGTTCAGCTGCATCGCCTTCTCCCAGAAAGAGTGCAGTGGCCTCAGTGGTGtacactgtggtcacccccatgctgaaccccttcatctactacctgaggaacagggacattaAAGGTGCCCTGAGGAGGCTGCCCAGCAGGAGGGTCTAA